ggccagacaccaggaaccctggcgtctgggttgtagacgccgggaaccctgacgtctagccctggagtccgagaaggattcttgcctttcgggaaaaaccgactttgaggaggcttttactccaagtttcgaccccagggctcaacatataagtagaggggtagggctagcacccaagacacatcaagaatcaccaagccgtgtgccagcaaccccatcccctctagtttatccttcatCATAGTTtccattgtgcttggcgaagccctgcggagattgttcttcaccaacaccgtcaccacaccgtcgtgctgcaggaactcatctactacttcgccccgtcttgctggatcaagaaggcgagggcgtcattgagctgaacgtgcgcgaacgcggaggtgccgtacgttcggtacttgatcgggacggatcgtgaaggtgtacgactacatcaaccgcgttgacaaacgcttccgctttgcgatcttcaagggtatgaagatgctctccccctctcgtagctatgcatctccatggatagatcttgcgtgtgcgtagaatttttttgtttttcaatgcaacgttccccaacatacccATGCATGTCTGTCGTACACAGGGATTACTCCCGCAAGACAAAGCACATGATCATCTTAATGACgaattttgagatgaaggattggGTAAAACCTCGATCACCTTCACTCATACTTTATGGTACGCTATGTTTTCTATCTCCAAAATATATTGAagaaattcattgtggacaaatcttatGCATCCATAACTTGCATGGCTTCgttctctagacgtagagaaagatccaTTAAAACCATGAGTTGATGAGAATGCGATATTGGGACATAAAGTTTCATATCCTAGTGCCATTGGATCCACCACACATAATTGGTTGGAtctcaagaatatctttcgatatctccaaggcatcaaatatcttgtcctagtttttcagtttcagagaaatCTTGGCACCAATATCATTGGATAAATCGATTAGATCCCCACTATGTTAGATCATAGACAAGCTTTGTGTTCCTCCTAGGTGTGGTAGCCATACCATGAAAGTCTTCCAAACAGACCTTAgtggctacatccaccaaccatCATCTCAAAGATAATGTTGCTTGTGTTATCTGGATGCAAACAGGGTGCATAGTAAGCAATATCTTTATATTGTTCATCTTACAAGTCAAATCATGTGATAACCATGAAGTCTCTACTAACTTCAACATTCTAGAAACATGTTCATGGAATTCATATTCAATGGCTTCAAGATATGCAAATATCCCTGAATTACTCCTGTTCAAAGCACCATGTTATATTCCTTTTCCCTTTATGAGTTTACTTTTGCAGGTTCTCATCAaagtttttaatgaggtaatatcaacatgagatcatatgtcatactttctgtttttcTCACCGGGGTCTTTAGGAAAGTATACACGACATATTTATTATCCTCTAAACTCTATGGGTTTTCCCATATTGAGTTAAAGAGACAATTATCATGATATGTCATATCTTTTCTCCTTATAATTTTTCCCACTGGCTTTTAAAGGAGTTTCCAATGACATATCAGATCGCACTCTTTTCCCTTATGAGCTTTCCCTCGAGGTTTCTCATAAAAGGTTTAACGAGGCGACATATGCAATACTTTATATTTTTCCCCACTGAGGTTTTTAAAGGAAAGTATACAAAGCATATTTATTGTTCTCCAAACTCACCAATGAGTTTCCTCCTTTCTCAAAGGTTTTCTCATATGAGTTATCAAGGagacaataatcattatatgttgcGCCTTTTCTCCTTATTCTTTTTTTCATtgggtttaaaggagttttagcaacatatctgcTCTATTCTCCTCATATTTTCCCCGCAGGGTTTTAGGGAAGACTCTCAAGATTATACAAAAGATTTCTCAAGATGGAAGATCCATGTACAGGAAGTTTTCAATGATGAAACATTCAAGGAGCGAATGCCTCCGAACAGGCACCTCTTCCAGATGTATATATACTTAAGAATCGATAGAAATCCGGACTTTCATTCAATCTCGTTTTACTCTAACACTGTTCAAGCAATTACGGCGAATCATGCCTCTCGTCCTGACTACACCCGTTCCTGGAGCAAGATGGCAGAAACCTCCTCCAAGATCGTATAAAATAAATATTGATGCTTCTTTCTTTGATGGAGGAGGGCATGATCATTGCAATTCTTCGGAATTTTCAACGAAAGCTATGGCAGGGGCATCAGAATCTCGATCATACTCTCAAACCCCCGAACTGCAGAATCCTTGGCTCTACGACACCATCTGGAATTCGCGGGCTGAAATTACTATATAAGGTCGGCTTTACCAAGGTGGTGATGGAGTCCGATTGCCTGGAGCTGGTCGAAGCACGCAATGGGAAGATTGAAATATGGAGTCCTTATGCAGCAGTTTTGGCATACTGCTTACATTTAGCTCATGGATTTCATTTAGGCATTGTCCCAGGGAAGCATATGGTTTAGCACATTATCTTGCCAGGGATTGTTATGATTCTAAAACTAGTTATGATTGGGTAGATGGAGCTCCCAGTTTCTTGTTATGGCGTGTACTGCTCGATATAACCCTGCCACAGATTAAATAAAAGTGCCATGAGGCTTTACCTTCAAAAAACATGAAAGCAACCAATGATattctaataaataaataaaacctaTGCTACTGCTGGTTTGGAGAACATTCATCATGTCATTTATAACAAGGGGGGCACATAAACATAAGGACTTCGCGGATACTTTATCCACACTTAGTTACATCACCAGGGCCGGAACGAGTTGTGGTTAGCTTCTACCAAGAGTCAACGAGCCTACAGAAAAAACAGATGACATCAAGTTTATATGAGATATACATGCAGCGCTAACTGTGGACTGAATTCCAGATAGAGACTTACCAAAATGACCTTATATTCAGATCGTCCGGTCCCAAAGTCATTCCGACTAGAACAAATTTTACATTAAATGAACAAAATGAGATACTCTATTACTTTCACCAATGAAGCGGCTATACCAATGAACAACCTGTGAGACTGATCCAAGATTAGCCATTGTTCAGCACCAAATTCCAAGATTTGAAATTCATGGCAACAAAGTCAAAAGGTAAATACCAATCAATGGGCTACTCTACTGAGGCTTAGCTTGCAGGTAGAGCGTTAGATTGCTTCTGCGTCTTCTTTTTGCCTAGAGAAGAGAaatcaagtaatatgatataagcACGCCTCATTTGTTTTCTGCAGGTTTCGAGACATAAAAAAAAGGTACTGGTACAAGAGCCTTCCAGTAAAATTAGATCAAACATTCTTGTAATGATTAAGGGTACAAATGAATTGCTCTTTAGTTTATATCAGAACTGAAGCACACCATGATACTTTAGTGTTTTTTCAAAGAAAAACTGTTGCTTTATTATTGAAGGACTGCACCAAAAGTAAATGCCTGAAATTATTTGCCATGCAGATTTGGATCGTGAATCATGTGATGACTACGTCTTCCCTAACTAAATGCTTCCTATGTTCATTTTAGCAGTAAAAGTATCAAAAGATATACAATAAAGTAGCAACTAGTAATGAGCAGATTAATTACTTATTCGACATGGCCAAATTGTTTTTTACAGGACAAAGAAAGGTAGTAAAATCCAGCTCCAACCTGTGGTTTTTGAAGGAACTGCCGCTTTGTTGCACCTGCTTCTTCCCAATTCATTTCTAACTGCAGATACTGGAGTGTCTGCTCTCTGAGCTTTTGTTGCCTGCAGACGACTTGGCCCGCTTGATGATAATTGTGGAGAGATTCCTGAGCACAACCCTGATGTGCTTGCAGGCAGCTGATCTAGAAGCTGTGGGAACATGCACCACTCAGTAACAGAAGATGTTAAGATATTGCGCCTATGATCACAAGGAGATGGCCCCAAACCTTTTTTTGAGGAATGCTGCTGTTCCGAGAAGCATGTAATACTGAATTATCAGAACCATGTAATACCGAATCATCAGAACCATGTAATGTTGAATTATCACATGGTACCAACCCATTATTCTGTGACGAGTTTGGAGTTGTATTACTTGCATAGCTGTGTGACTGCTCCGCGCATGATTCACGGTAAAGCTGAGCAAGCTCCAATCGAAGCTGGTAGTTTCCCCGTGAATGATACATTTTTGTAGCAAGAGGAGCTGGCACATCTGAAATTAAATGAAGAAATCATAACACCATCTCATAAGAACTAACTGTGCAGAGAAACTTAAAAAACAGTATGATATTAGCCTTAACTTGGAAGGCAGAAACTTATCATTTGCTAGGTTATTGGTGCCCCCAGCTAGACACAGGCGCAAGTTTTACAGTCAAGCCAATGTGAAATAATATAGGACCCGAACAAGAAACTCTGGTTCCCACTCAGATCCTCACGTAACACAGATCCTTCATGTATATTTTATTCATTTGTTTAGCATGTAAGTATTTCCTTGTGAAAAACTAGTATAGTATAtttcacatatactccctccgtcccataatataagatcgttttgcaaGCTAAAAAGCttgcaaaacgatcttatattatgggacggagggagtattattcaaGTCCCATATATTTCACGTATATTCTAATGTGCTTTTCTAATAAGATTTTGCCGACGACAAAATTGCTAGTGAAAGAGTCAATGTGATGATGATCAACCAGAATTGATACCAAACAAGCCGACATCCGTGTACCATTTGAAACTGGAAACCCCATCGAAGAAAAAGCTGTTGGGTGGGCATCAGTGTAGGAGCTCATATTATTGATGATTAAACTATGTCTAATTACAATTAAGAAATATTTGCATTGCTCACAATAATCAACTGCTGCATTTCTAAGCTTCAACCCCAGAAGAATAACATAGGTAAAATTCACTCCTAGACATCATTCTCCCTTTTTTTTGCGAATAACTCCAGACATCATGTTGGCACTGAGACATCACAAAATCAACAATATTTTGATTGACACTGTCAAATCATGTCATTTGCTGAAGCACAGCGGACTGATTTTAAATTTATAGGACATATAAAGGGGATGCCGTCGAGTCAGGAAATTATTTCTGCAAAGGCCAACCAATTCCGTGTTTAAGAGCAAAACCTTGGCTCCCAAAAATGGTCGTTAGCATGATTAGATGCATGTATTTAGAAAACATAAGCGGCACAAAACATAAGCATACTGATAAGTACATTGTACCTCTAAAACGACTTTCAGGAGCATTGATGGCAGGTGTTTTGAACCCTATACAACAAAGAAGCATAAAATAAGCCATGGCACGATTAAAACCTGACCAGAAAGTTGGTCCTTGCCACAACCATTATATAGCTACCAATTGAAACATCTATCCTGACAGTGAAGCTGCAACCCAAGAGTCGAACACATCCGCTACCACTGTAGTCCGTACTATCAATTTCTCTAGATAATGGACTTGGATTAACGTATTTCACATCTAAACAAAAGTGGGCTTAGAAATATGTATCACGGAGGATCACAAGCTAATGCAAACCACAAACGTGGTGGCAATACTAATAACAGCATTACATACAATGGTGAAACGTTTCAAGAAACTATTCAACAACAAATGAAGTAGAATAAAAACTTCACCAGATTGAATTAGAAAGAAAGAACCACTTACTTTGATCAGCAATAGAATTTAAATGTTTGCTCTCATTTCCATTGGTCAACTCAAAGTCATTGACTATGTTCTTATTTTCAGGCTGAGACTTTAATTTCACTTTTATATGTACCTTTTGATCTATCAGATGTCAAGGCAGCAAAACTTCGAACGGAAATCCATATAACAAGGAATGGATATGAAGATAAAACATTATTCATAAAAAAATGCATATAGCAGTGTAATGTAGACGCCCAAAGTAAATAAACAAGAATCAAATTGTTTTGCATAAGCTATTAACAGGGATACTTCCATTGCTTGTCAGCTTTATTTTCCTGCCCTTCTTTGGAGGCTTCATAGGATGAACATCGTCTTCTACACCCATCGAATCGTTTGGGTTCACCTTCCCTGAGCTACATCGCTCTGCAGAAGTCAAAATATCAATGAACTTCCAGATCAGTTCAATGGACTCACCTTGTAAGGAAAGTGTAACTTTAATTAAAGTCACACCAagcaaatgtgtaacaaggaaggTTTGAACAGTCATAAATCAAAAACCATGAAAACTAACTCTTGGTATATAACATGTCAAGTATTGTTGTCGGTACGTTTGAACGGAATATAGTAATCGAACGAATAACGCCACCCTAAATAAATGAATTATTTCACAATACAATActatgttgattaacattattggcCAGTTGCATGATGAATAATAGAGTGGTTGTGCCAATAGT
This window of the Triticum aestivum cultivar Chinese Spring chromosome 5D, IWGSC CS RefSeq v2.1, whole genome shotgun sequence genome carries:
- the LOC123119826 gene encoding uncharacterized protein isoform X1 is translated as MVCMAGHFKMASVLKLMMENHATPDEVINEKSASHILHKQLLSAHEPNLLDEDDMHIFGSKPMADPLDLVRCDTCQKPVKASHYAPHAERCSSGKVNPNDSMGVEDDVHPMKPPKKGRKIKLTSNGNQKVHIKVKLKSQPENKNIVNDFELTNGNESKHLNSIADQRFKTPAINAPESRFRDVPAPLATKMYHSRGNYQLRLELAQLYRESCAEQSHSYASNTTPNSSQNNGLVPCDNSTLHGSDDSVLHGSDNSVLHASRNSSIPQKKLLDQLPASTSGLCSGISPQLSSSGPSRLQATKAQRADTPVSAVRNELGRSRCNKAAVPSKTTGKKKTQKQSNALPAS
- the LOC123119826 gene encoding uncharacterized protein isoform X2, translating into MVCMAGHFKMASVLKLMMENHATPDEVINEKSASHILHKQLLSAHEPNLLDEDDMHIFGSKPMADPLDLVRCDTCQKPVKASHYAPHAERCSSGKVNPNDSMGVEDDVHPMKPPKKGRKIKLTSNGNQKVHIKVKLKSQPENKNIVNDFELTNGNESKHLNSIADQNVPAPLATKMYHSRGNYQLRLELAQLYRESCAEQSHSYASNTTPNSSQNNGLVPCDNSTLHGSDDSVLHGSDNSVLHASRNSSIPQKKLLDQLPASTSGLCSGISPQLSSSGPSRLQATKAQRADTPVSAVRNELGRSRCNKAAVPSKTTGKKKTQKQSNALPAS
- the LOC123119826 gene encoding uncharacterized protein isoform X4, whose product is MVCMAGHFKMASVLKLMMENHATPDEVINEKSASHILHKQLLSAHEPNLLDEDDMHIFGSKPMADPLDLVRCDTCQKPVKASHYAPHAERCSSGKVNPNDSMGVEDDVHPMKPPKKGRKIKLTSNGNQKVHIKVKLKSQPENKNIVNDFELTNGNESKHLNSIADQRFKTPAINAPESRFRDVPAPLATKMYHSRGNYQLRLELAQLYRESCAEQSHSYASNTTPNSSQNNGSIPQKKLLDQLPASTSGLCSGISPQLSSSGPSRLQATKAQRADTPVSAVRNELGRSRCNKAAVPSKTTGKKKTQKQSNALPAS
- the LOC123119826 gene encoding uncharacterized protein isoform X3, translating into MRRVLHISYTSNFLAHTNQICLMKMLCADMHIFGSKPMADPLDLVRCDTCQKPVKASHYAPHAERCSSGKVNPNDSMGVEDDVHPMKPPKKGRKIKLTSNGNQKVHIKVKLKSQPENKNIVNDFELTNGNESKHLNSIADQRFKTPAINAPESRFRDVPAPLATKMYHSRGNYQLRLELAQLYRESCAEQSHSYASNTTPNSSQNNGLVPCDNSTLHGSDDSVLHGSDNSVLHASRNSSIPQKKLLDQLPASTSGLCSGISPQLSSSGPSRLQATKAQRADTPVSAVRNELGRSRCNKAAVPSKTTGKKKTQKQSNALPAS